A single window of Calditrichota bacterium DNA harbors:
- a CDS encoding ATP-dependent helicase DinG, with protein SETKRGTLILFTSYDMLQRVYRHIKPRLEGEGILTLAQGIDGSRNSLVRLFQEEGTAVLLGTNSFWEGVDIPGEALELLVVTKLPFEVPAEPIFQAWMEEIEKRGGNSFFQMSVPMAVLKFRQGFGRLIRTGSDRGMVLILDNRVLRFQYGQIFLDSLPLQPRIFESEQDLLHETRRWFE; from the coding sequence TCAGAGACAAAACGCGGCACATTAATTCTGTTTACATCGTACGATATGCTGCAACGGGTTTACCGGCATATTAAACCCAGGCTTGAAGGCGAAGGAATTCTGACGCTGGCTCAGGGAATCGACGGATCAAGAAATTCCCTGGTTCGGCTCTTTCAGGAAGAAGGGACGGCTGTGCTGCTGGGCACCAACAGTTTTTGGGAAGGCGTGGATATTCCCGGCGAAGCACTGGAATTGCTGGTCGTAACCAAATTGCCCTTCGAAGTGCCTGCCGAACCGATTTTTCAGGCCTGGATGGAGGAAATTGAAAAAAGGGGTGGAAATTCATTTTTTCAGATGTCCGTCCCGATGGCGGTATTGAAATTCCGGCAGGGGTTTGGGCGGCTCATCCGAACCGGCAGTGACCGCGGAATGGTGTTGATTCTGGACAACCGCGTGCTGCGCTTCCAGTACGGGCAGATTTTTCTGGATTCTCTGCCTCTTCAACCCCGAATTTTTGAAAGCGAGCAGGACCTTCTTCACGAAACAAGAAGATGGTTTGAATAA